One Cryptosporidium parvum Iowa II chromosome 1, whole genome shotgun sequence genomic window, TCAAAGGGTTTAAGTACTATGAGAAATTTGAATCTGAGTATCCCAAACACATTTGATCataaaaaatatgtaaTTCCTTTTTCTACAGATAATTTGATTGGTAAAAGGCTAACATTCCCAAGTAACCTTCCTATAAAgcaatttttcttttgtttctttattgaagaaagtTTAAAGgcaaatataaaagaaattgaaggTGCTTTAGCAGAAATTTTCATTCATGGTGGAAACTCATTATTAtctaatttaaaaaatagaGGCTTGGTTAGAAATATGGACATTAAAATACTCTTGGCAGAAAGTTCCCCAATATTGTCTTTTCGTGTAGAAGTTGAGGATACAGAAAAGAATAATCCAGCAGAGATTTTAAGTATAATTCGTCAGGTAGTCTATACTTTTACAGAATCGCCCTTATTGGAGAGTTATGTtatgaattattttaaaattcaCGATGCAAagttttcaaaaatatttacaacATCATCAACAAGTGatgtaatttttaaattgtttaatattattgatacATCTCCtttagaagaaattaataacatGATTAATCCAAAACTGCTTTTGGAATCAGTAGAAACAGTTCTGAGCTATACAACTTTTGATCACTTCTTCTTAATTAGGAGTTATGATTTTGCTCCAGAGGAAATGAAGAACAAAACAGTCGAgattgataatattaatattgaattttggAATTCTATTAATGCAAACTTATTAACTTCATACACTCCAGAAGAGCCTGAAGTTAATCCTCTGTTACCAAATTCATATATAGTAAATAATGGGATTTATCAAAATACAACAAGCATTTCTAAGATAGACTTTTCTATTTCTGAGAACAATACTTTAATAGACCCATACAACGataaaatttctttaaacATAGCTCATGGATTCCAAAGACCTTCAACAACCAACTTTTTCAGATTTAATATACTTcatgaagaatatttttcaattaaatcaatacTTTTCAAGTGTTTTATTGTATTTGCAATGAATATCTTTTTAAAGCCTTATAAGCATTTACTCACTAACTCTTCATCTGATATTAAGTTAAGTTGTGGTTTAGACCAACAAGCTGATTTAGATCTGGGATACGACTCAATATCAGTATTTATGAGCTCACATTCCCAAGTATTTCcacaattattaaattatacatcatttttcttcaatagtGCAACTTCATTGAACGAAACTAACTTTTACAAAACATTACAAGATTACAAAGAATATGTAAGCAATGAATATACTAGTACATCAGGTGTTCATTACGCAAAAGCAATAGTAAATGGTATGCTTAACCCCTCTTTCCCATCTTACtctaaatatattaagatCATTGAAAGGGTTCAATATAGTGATTATTTGGACTACTGTAAATCACTACTTTCttttaacaatattaagGGCTTAATATATGGTAATATTTCTACTTCTGAGGCAAGGataattctttcaaaatttatcaaCTCTCTTAATTTGGGTAATTTATCAGAATTGAATGATCCAACTGCCTATAACTTACCTATTTTAATGATTTGCCCTCAGCCGAATATGCCTCGTCATTTCATAATGAAAAGAAACCAAATTGATGCTTCAAGTATGGTTAATCTCGTCTATACTTCGGTAGCTATTgacaataatattagaaatattttaatgcTTAATATTGTTGAAACTGCCATCTTAAAATTATCAGAATTGG contains:
- a CDS encoding insulinase-like peptidase, telomeric gene; the protein is MADIIFKSNESIRSLNSKNSNREDFIENDSMLDESALLVDLKPKEEPFTEFECKRFSFISKEEKSGKLLLKTCQPCQNLEVSNTTDKTALELPSVYLRDYMYLKLNNGIKVILISDAIDMEMGIGIQYPVSLIEGCNDLGGVRLISNVLIRGLKDYFREVALIKSYFLHNSRVSINFSTNENILQILKYFSEVFVNFEISIEKFVEAYKLTIDQFKSRQDAQYTQIVRKLFEIAHPNSYFKNSCHTFNDQVLENEYAGYELVQLRKKIINAIRNNFSSNLLSVIITAPNALNCSQLLVSKGLSTMRNLNLSIPNTFDHKKYVIPFSTDNLIGKRLTFPSNLPIKQFFFCFFIEESLKANIKEIEGALAEIFIHGGNSLLSNLKNRGLVRNMDIKILLAESSPILSFRVEVEDTEKNNPAEILSIIRQVVYTFTESPLLESYVMNYFKIHDAKFSKIFTTSSTSDVIFKLFNIIDTSPLEEINNMINPKLLLESVETVLSYTTFDHFFLIRSYDFAPEEMKNKTVEIDNINIEFWNSINANLLTSYTPEEPEVNPLLPNSYIVNNGIYQNTTSISKIDFSISENNTLIDPYNDKISLNIAHGFQRPSTTNFFRFNILHEEYFSIKSILFKCFIVFAMNIFLKPYKHLLTNSSSDIKLSCGLDQQADLDLGYDSISVFMSSHSQVFPQLLNYTSFFFNSATSLNETNFYKTLQDYKEYVSNEYTSTSGVHYAKAIVNGMLNPSFPSYSKYIKIIERVQYSDYLDYCKSLLSFNNIKGLIYGNISTSEARIILSKFINSLNLGNLSELNDPTAYNLPILMICPQPNMPRHFIMKRNQIDASSMVNLVYTSVAIDNNIRNILMLNIVETAILKLSELASLDKVNLTLKWEIKKHYIRLNILSLSSIRYNENGIEPIIEYSTEALKRIYNLGNYIELKQKSFLNKSKRIITIRRDSEETRFNQLYHSIMMGKKPYMQLDLLKEFESINGGSFFEFANQVKNSLTYIVIISSHQQTNKNTENEITGFTKAEGYPNTY